The proteins below come from a single Oscillospiraceae bacterium genomic window:
- a CDS encoding asparaginase has protein sequence MKHILLLATGGTIASRPTAAGGLAPAITSEELLACVPELADLCAIDAVQLFNLDSTNVGPAQWQEIVRSIRENYAAYDGFVIAHGTDTMAYTAAALSYMIQNSAKPVVLTGSQKSIYNRDTDARNNLYRAFVYAVSEGAWGVQLVFDNKVILGTRARKTRTRSFDAFSSIDYPETAVFRDTRLIPFLRRPADLPPVQFYEQLDPAVFVLRLVPGMRADIIPLLAPHYRALVLESFGVGGLPGGEQGEMFAELRRWCDSGRLAVFTTQVPHEGCDLAVYEVGRAVGELPGVLEAHDMTPEAVAVKLMWALGQTQDRAEVMRLFETPVEIDII, from the coding sequence ATGAAACATATTTTACTTCTCGCCACCGGCGGCACGATCGCCAGCCGGCCCACAGCTGCGGGCGGGCTGGCCCCTGCCATCACCTCGGAGGAGCTGCTGGCCTGTGTGCCGGAGCTGGCCGACCTGTGTGCGATCGATGCCGTGCAGCTTTTCAATCTTGATTCCACAAATGTCGGCCCTGCGCAATGGCAGGAGATTGTGCGCAGCATCCGGGAAAACTACGCCGCCTATGACGGCTTTGTCATTGCCCACGGCACCGACACGATGGCCTACACGGCGGCCGCGCTGAGCTACATGATCCAGAACAGCGCCAAGCCGGTCGTGCTGACCGGCAGCCAGAAGTCCATCTACAACCGCGACACCGATGCCCGTAACAACCTCTATCGCGCCTTTGTCTACGCTGTGAGCGAGGGTGCATGGGGCGTGCAGCTGGTGTTTGACAACAAGGTCATTCTGGGCACCCGCGCCCGCAAGACGCGGACCCGCAGCTTTGACGCCTTCTCGAGCATCGACTACCCGGAGACTGCCGTTTTCCGTGACACAAGGCTTATCCCTTTCCTGCGGCGGCCGGCCGACCTGCCGCCCGTTCAGTTTTATGAGCAGCTTGACCCCGCTGTCTTTGTGCTGCGGCTGGTGCCGGGTATGCGGGCAGATATTATCCCGCTGCTGGCCCCGCACTACCGCGCGCTTGTGCTGGAAAGCTTCGGCGTGGGCGGTCTGCCGGGCGGTGAGCAGGGCGAAATGTTTGCCGAACTGCGCCGCTGGTGCGACAGCGGACGGCTGGCCGTGTTTACGACCCAGGTCCCGCATGAGGGGTGCGACCTTGCCGTCTATGAGGTGGGCCGCGCTGTGGGCGAGCTGCCCGGCGTGCTGGAGGCGCACGACATGACCCCCGAGGCCGTGGCCGTCAAGCTGATGTGGGCGCTGGGCCAGACACAGGACCGTGCCGAGGTCATGCGCCTGTTTGAAACCCCGGTGGAGATTGATATTATTTAA
- a CDS encoding glycosyl hydrolase family 28 protein, with product MARKIIEDERARIKSFLDDNKELVESCENSDTIPGRVRPRLINLSNCENVWISGVTLKNGPSWNVHMIYCNNIQTDHCTFVSEGVWNGDGWDPDSSTNCTLFASEFFTGDDAVAIKSGKNPEGNEIGRPCAHIRVFDCRSDCGHGICIGSEMSGGVEDVQIWDCDLANSLSGIEIKATPKRGGYVRGVTVQDCIAPRVMLHSVAYNDDGTPAETPPKLSHCFFERLTLTGEVLDHDRSRHDAAPLEIAGFDTPGYAVEDIVL from the coding sequence CTGGCCCGCAAGATCATCGAGGATGAGCGTGCGCGCATCAAGAGCTTCCTCGATGACAACAAGGAGCTGGTCGAAAGCTGCGAGAACAGCGACACGATCCCCGGCCGTGTGCGTCCCCGCCTTATCAACCTGAGCAACTGTGAGAATGTCTGGATCAGCGGCGTCACCCTCAAAAACGGCCCGTCGTGGAATGTCCACATGATCTACTGCAACAATATCCAGACCGACCACTGCACCTTTGTATCGGAGGGCGTCTGGAACGGGGACGGCTGGGACCCCGACTCCTCGACGAACTGCACACTGTTTGCCAGCGAGTTCTTTACAGGGGACGATGCCGTGGCCATCAAGAGCGGCAAGAACCCCGAGGGCAATGAAATCGGCCGCCCCTGCGCCCACATCCGGGTGTTTGACTGCCGCAGCGACTGCGGCCACGGCATCTGCATCGGCAGCGAGATGAGCGGCGGCGTGGAGGATGTGCAGATCTGGGACTGCGACCTTGCAAATTCGCTGTCGGGCATCGAGATCAAGGCCACCCCCAAGCGCGGCGGCTATGTGCGCGGCGTAACCGTGCAGGACTGCATTGCGCCCCGTGTCATGCTGCACAGTGTTGCCTACAATGATGACGGCACCCCCGCCGAAACGCCGCCGAAGCTCAGCCATTGCTTCTTTGAGCGGCTGACCCTGACCGGCGAGGTGCTGGACCATGACCGCAGCCGGCACGATGCCGCCCCGCTGGAGATTGCCGGCTTTGACACGCCCGGCTATGCGGTGGAGGATATCGTCCTTTAA
- a CDS encoding UvrD-helicase domain-containing protein, translated as MDYDDQLCFALQILNAAPAVAAAFRKRYRYFCVDESQDTSRVQHEIIRVLAQQSGNLFMVGDEDQSIYGFRAAYPQALMDFEKTYPGARVLLMEENYRSREPILAAANRFVARNRYRRPKTIAPTQGAGEPIRVVEVHRRADQLAFLFAEAQHCEVETAVLFRNHESALPIIDLCERRGVPYGCKAVEQTFFTNKIVRDVADIFALAARPDDADTFLRCYFKFGVPVTRAQALYAAGQARQYGQGCWTALINEDSIRPRTRAAMAEVAAGLARLPRMAADDAVRFLTDQLGYGKYLDKNGMDRAKLAVLEMLGAQEPTPRRLLRRLAELRTIVQEHVTPPGCKFLLSTIHSAKGLEYDRVILLDVLDGILPAKPELCCRTPAETRQYEEDRRLFYVAMTRARQELVLFDCTAERSSFAQEVLSGLPGHRSRPDAVPAGHRPAPAAARKPLPPVDMASITAVGARVRHAVFGPGTVESAEGGRVTVRFAAGARTLDARVVADRHLLWPE; from the coding sequence ATGGACTACGATGACCAGCTCTGCTTTGCGCTGCAGATTTTGAACGCCGCGCCCGCCGTGGCAGCGGCATTCCGTAAGCGGTACCGTTATTTCTGCGTGGATGAGTCGCAGGATACCTCCCGCGTGCAGCATGAGATCATCCGGGTGCTGGCGCAGCAGAGCGGCAACCTTTTTATGGTCGGAGATGAGGACCAGAGCATTTACGGCTTCCGCGCGGCCTACCCGCAGGCGCTGATGGACTTTGAAAAGACCTACCCCGGCGCGCGGGTGCTGCTGATGGAGGAAAACTACCGCTCGCGGGAGCCGATTCTGGCCGCCGCCAACCGTTTTGTGGCGCGCAACCGCTACCGCCGGCCCAAGACCATTGCCCCTACGCAGGGGGCCGGAGAGCCGATCCGGGTCGTGGAGGTGCACCGCCGCGCTGACCAGCTGGCTTTCCTGTTTGCGGAGGCGCAGCATTGCGAGGTCGAGACCGCTGTACTGTTCCGCAACCATGAGAGCGCGCTGCCCATCATCGACCTGTGTGAGCGCCGTGGTGTGCCTTACGGCTGCAAGGCGGTCGAGCAGACCTTTTTCACCAACAAGATCGTGCGAGATGTCGCGGATATTTTTGCGCTGGCAGCCCGCCCGGACGATGCCGATACCTTTCTGCGCTGCTATTTCAAGTTCGGTGTACCGGTGACACGCGCGCAGGCGCTGTACGCCGCCGGGCAGGCACGGCAGTACGGGCAGGGCTGCTGGACTGCGCTGATCAATGAGGACAGCATCCGCCCGCGCACCCGCGCCGCGATGGCCGAGGTGGCCGCAGGGCTGGCCCGGCTGCCCCGCATGGCGGCGGACGATGCCGTGCGGTTTTTGACTGACCAGCTGGGCTACGGCAAGTATCTGGACAAAAACGGCATGGACCGCGCCAAGCTGGCTGTGCTGGAAATGCTGGGCGCTCAGGAGCCTACGCCCCGGCGGCTGCTCCGGCGGCTGGCGGAGCTGCGCACCATCGTGCAGGAGCATGTCACACCGCCGGGGTGCAAATTTCTGCTCTCCACGATACACTCCGCCAAAGGGCTGGAGTATGACCGGGTGATCCTGCTCGATGTGCTGGACGGCATCCTGCCGGCCAAGCCGGAGCTGTGCTGCCGCACCCCCGCCGAGACGCGCCAGTACGAGGAGGACCGGCGGCTGTTTTATGTGGCGATGACCCGCGCCCGGCAGGAGCTGGTGTTGTTTGACTGCACGGCCGAGCGCTCGTCCTTTGCGCAGGAGGTGCTTTCCGGTCTGCCGGGGCACCGCAGCCGCCCTGATGCCGTCCCCGCAGGGCACCGCCCTGCCCCGGCGGCGGCGCGCAAGCCGCTGCCGCCCGTGGATATGGCGTCGATTACGGCTGTTGGGGCGCGGGTGCGCCATGCCGTGTTTGGCCCCGGCACGGTGGAAAGCGCAGAGGGCGGCCGCGTGACCGTCCGCTTTGCCGCCGGTGCAAGAACACTGGATGCCCGCGTCGTGGCCGACCGGCATCTGCTGTGGCCGGAATGA
- a CDS encoding UvrD-helicase domain-containing protein, translated as MEKTAFETAHMAALNPQQRAAVAAVDGPVLLLAVPGSGKTTVLITRLGYMTEVCGIAPESILTMTYTVAATQEMRARFAARFGEAEAARMEFPHHQRRGGAHHRALQPDVRPHTARPAAERE; from the coding sequence ATGGAGAAAACCGCGTTTGAGACCGCCCACATGGCGGCGCTGAATCCCCAGCAGAGGGCCGCCGTTGCGGCCGTAGACGGCCCGGTGCTGTTGCTGGCGGTGCCGGGCAGCGGCAAGACCACCGTGCTGATCACCCGCTTGGGCTACATGACCGAGGTCTGCGGCATCGCACCGGAGTCTATCCTGACAATGACCTACACGGTGGCCGCCACGCAGGAGATGCGCGCCCGGTTTGCCGCGCGGTTCGGGGAGGCCGAGGCGGCGCGGATGGAGTTTCCGCACCATCAACGGCGTGGCGGCGCGCATCATCGCGCTCTACAGCCGGATGTACGGCCGCACACCGCCCGACCTGCTGCAGAGCGAGAGTGA
- a CDS encoding C69 family dipeptidase → MPCTTILVGKNASYDGSTMIARNDDSGSGHFTAKKLAVFQPKDYPAVYKSVISGVEIPLPAGGLRMTAVPNAVEGKGLWAASGVNAANVGMTATETITSNPRVLGADPLVKGGIGEEDIVYLVLPYIRSAREGVHRLGSLLEQYGTYEMNGIAFQDTNEIWWLETIGGHHWMARRVPDDVYVVMPNQLGLDMLDLDDALGEQKDFICSADLREFINRYHLDLAQGGALNPRDAFGSHDDADHVYNTPRGWYMLRYFNPNTFAWDGPDADFTPRSDDLPWCMVPEKKITPEDIKYVLSSHYQGTPYDPYAATAAEKGIYRPIGVNRNDFMALLQLRPDMPEDFRAVEWLAFASNAFNTMLPLYANVDTAPEYLANTTGDVSTDNFYWASRLLAAMADASYAKSVFHIERYTLSVGAKANHIINTCDDAQRAETDPAARAALREKANADLAAMAKAETTDTLNKVLFELSSGMKNAYSRSDA, encoded by the coding sequence ATGCCTTGTACAACCATTCTGGTCGGCAAAAACGCATCGTATGACGGCTCCACTATGATCGCCCGCAACGATGACTCCGGCTCCGGCCATTTCACTGCCAAAAAGCTCGCTGTGTTCCAACCGAAGGACTACCCTGCGGTATATAAGTCGGTGATTTCTGGCGTTGAGATACCCCTGCCCGCAGGCGGCCTGCGGATGACCGCTGTGCCTAACGCTGTGGAGGGCAAGGGCCTGTGGGCTGCCAGCGGCGTGAACGCTGCCAATGTCGGCATGACCGCCACCGAGACCATCACCTCCAACCCGCGCGTGCTGGGGGCCGACCCGCTCGTCAAGGGCGGCATCGGCGAGGAGGACATCGTTTATCTGGTCCTGCCCTACATCCGCTCCGCGCGTGAGGGTGTACACCGCCTCGGCAGCCTGCTGGAGCAGTACGGCACCTATGAGATGAACGGCATCGCCTTTCAGGATACGAACGAGATCTGGTGGCTGGAGACGATCGGCGGCCACCACTGGATGGCCCGCCGCGTGCCCGATGATGTGTATGTCGTCATGCCCAACCAGCTGGGGCTGGATATGCTGGATCTGGACGATGCACTGGGCGAGCAGAAGGACTTTATCTGCTCTGCCGATCTGCGTGAGTTTATCAACCGGTATCATCTGGACCTTGCACAGGGCGGTGCGCTGAACCCGCGCGATGCCTTCGGCAGCCATGACGATGCCGACCATGTCTACAACACGCCCCGCGGCTGGTACATGCTGCGCTATTTCAACCCCAACACCTTCGCATGGGACGGCCCCGATGCCGATTTCACGCCGCGCTCCGACGATCTGCCATGGTGCATGGTGCCGGAGAAAAAGATCACGCCGGAGGACATCAAGTATGTGCTGTCCTCCCATTATCAGGGCACGCCCTACGACCCCTACGCAGCTACGGCGGCCGAAAAGGGCATCTACCGCCCCATCGGCGTAAACCGCAACGACTTTATGGCACTGCTGCAGCTCCGCCCCGATATGCCGGAGGATTTCCGCGCTGTGGAATGGCTGGCCTTTGCGTCCAACGCCTTCAACACGATGCTGCCCCTCTATGCCAATGTGGACACTGCGCCGGAATATCTGGCCAACACCACCGGGGATGTCTCCACCGACAACTTCTATTGGGCCAGCCGTCTGCTGGCCGCGATGGCCGATGCGTCCTACGCAAAGTCAGTGTTCCACATTGAGCGCTACACCCTGAGCGTTGGTGCGAAGGCAAACCACATCATCAACACCTGTGACGATGCCCAGCGTGCCGAGACCGACCCCGCCGCCCGCGCCGCCCTGCGCGAAAAGGCAAACGCGGATCTGGCCGCGATGGCGAAGGCAGAAACGACCGACACACTGAACAAGGTCCTGTTTGAGCTGAGCAGCGGCATGAAGAACGCTTATTCGCGCTCGGATGCGTAA
- the glmM gene encoding phosphoglucosamine mutase, with protein sequence MGKYFGTDGFRGEAGVTLTADHAYKVGRFLGWYYGMLRQRNGETTAPRIVIGKDTRRSSYMFEYSLVAGLTASGADAYLLHVTTTPSVAYIARVDDFDCGIMISASHNPYYDNGIKLIDCYGEKMDEETLLLVEDYLDGKLHLFDQDWPELPFASRDHVGCTVDYVAGRNRYMGYLISLGIYSFRGVKVGLDCANGSSWNIAKSVFDALGADTYVINNKPNGLNINLNAGSTHIEGLQKFVVENHLDIGFAYDGDADRCLCVDEKGNVITGDHILYIYGCYMKERGKLITNTVVTTVMSNFGLYKAFDEQGIDYAKTAVGDKYVYEYMAKNGCRIGGEQSGHIIFSKYASTGDGILTSLKMMEVMLAKKKPMSELAAPLKIYPQVLTNVKVTDKRAAQDDADVQAAVKAVAEALGDTGRILVRESGTEPLVRVMVEAPEHETCERYVAQVVDVIKTKGYAL encoded by the coding sequence ATGGGAAAATATTTTGGCACTGACGGCTTCCGCGGGGAGGCCGGCGTCACGCTGACCGCCGATCACGCCTACAAGGTCGGCCGTTTTCTGGGCTGGTACTACGGCATGCTGCGCCAGCGCAACGGCGAGACGACTGCCCCGCGCATCGTCATCGGCAAGGATACCCGCCGCAGCTCCTACATGTTTGAGTATAGCCTTGTCGCGGGCCTGACCGCCAGCGGCGCCGATGCCTATCTGCTGCATGTCACCACCACCCCGAGCGTTGCCTACATCGCCCGCGTGGACGATTTCGACTGCGGCATCATGATCTCGGCCAGCCACAACCCCTACTATGACAACGGTATCAAGCTCATTGACTGCTACGGCGAGAAGATGGACGAGGAAACGCTGCTGCTGGTCGAGGATTACCTCGACGGCAAGCTGCACCTCTTTGATCAGGACTGGCCGGAGCTGCCCTTTGCCAGCCGCGACCATGTGGGCTGCACTGTGGACTATGTGGCTGGCCGCAACCGCTACATGGGGTACCTGATCAGCTTGGGTATCTACTCCTTCCGCGGCGTCAAGGTCGGTCTGGACTGCGCCAACGGCTCCAGCTGGAACATTGCCAAGAGCGTCTTTGACGCACTGGGCGCCGACACCTATGTCATCAACAATAAGCCCAACGGCCTGAACATCAACCTCAACGCCGGCTCCACCCACATTGAGGGGCTGCAGAAGTTCGTTGTCGAGAATCACCTTGACATCGGCTTTGCCTATGACGGCGATGCCGACCGCTGCCTCTGCGTGGATGAAAAGGGCAATGTCATCACCGGTGACCATATCCTGTACATCTACGGCTGCTATATGAAAGAGCGCGGCAAGCTTATCACCAACACGGTCGTCACCACCGTCATGTCCAACTTCGGCCTGTACAAGGCTTTTGATGAGCAGGGCATCGACTACGCCAAGACCGCCGTGGGCGACAAGTATGTGTATGAGTATATGGCGAAAAACGGCTGCCGCATCGGCGGCGAGCAGAGCGGCCACATCATCTTCTCCAAGTACGCCAGCACCGGTGACGGCATCCTGACGAGCCTGAAGATGATGGAGGTCATGCTGGCCAAGAAAAAGCCGATGAGCGAGCTGGCCGCCCCGCTGAAGATCTACCCGCAGGTGCTCACGAATGTGAAGGTCACTGACAAGCGTGCTGCGCAGGACGACGCCGATGTGCAGGCCGCCGTCAAGGCCGTGGCCGAGGCACTGGGCGATACCGGCCGCATTCTGGTCCGTGAGTCCGGTACCGAGCCGCTGGTCCGCGTCATGGTCGAGGCCCCTGAGCATGAGACCTGCGAGCGGTATGTTGCGCAGGTCGTGGATGTCATCAAGACCAAGGGCTACGCGCTCTGA
- a CDS encoding fructose-1,6-bisphosphatase produces MQYSDEHLRYLRLLSQKYKTVAAAASEIIRIEALLRLPKGTEHFMSDLHGEHEAFVHILNSASGVIREKIDTVLGPDVPAEERAELATLVYYPNQKLPELKARQPDLHAWYRLTLLRLIDLCRFVSSKHTRDHVRRCLPQNCGYILDELLHAHFEDHDKDQYYGEIIESILRYDRADAYIVRFCEVIKRLAVDRLHIVGDLFDRGPRPDRILDSLMAHHQVDIQWGNHDVVWMGAAAGSPLCIMTVLKTTLAYNNLDTLEGGYGISLRQLERFAQSTYADSDVSRWMPHADPRTAAGDLNAAARMHKAVTVMMLKLEAQVIARNPDFDLQGRDFLNHIDFAAGTVDYHGTVYPLLDCDFPTVDPAAPTTLTAEEAHVIAGLVRSFAESERLQRHVQFLYAHGAFYKICNGNLLYHGAVPMTEDGAFAAIRFEGVARSGKQLFDYCDRRARQGYSAPPGSPARLAGQDFLWYLWCGAKSPLFGRSAMTTFERLYVADPAAHREIKDPYYKHIAALDTAERILREFGLAGAGCHIVNGHVPVRAIEGESPIKGGGRLIIIDGGFCRAYHQRTGIAGYTLVYNSRGLILRTHQPFESAEKAIHEDEDIASKSEYIYTAPQRILVRDTDEGGRKQALIRDLCALVEAYQTGVLPQGVAQEM; encoded by the coding sequence GTGCAGTATTCTGATGAACATTTGCGCTATCTGCGCCTGCTTTCCCAAAAATACAAGACGGTGGCCGCAGCCGCCAGCGAGATCATCCGCATCGAGGCGCTGCTGCGCCTGCCCAAGGGCACCGAGCATTTTATGAGTGATCTGCACGGCGAGCATGAGGCGTTTGTACATATCCTGAACAGCGCATCGGGCGTTATCCGTGAGAAGATCGACACTGTGCTGGGGCCTGATGTCCCCGCCGAGGAGCGCGCTGAGCTGGCAACGCTGGTCTACTATCCCAATCAAAAGCTGCCGGAATTGAAGGCGCGCCAGCCTGATCTGCACGCATGGTACCGCCTGACGCTGCTGCGGCTGATCGACCTGTGCCGGTTCGTTTCCAGCAAGCACACCCGCGACCATGTGCGCCGCTGCCTGCCCCAGAACTGCGGCTACATTCTGGACGAGCTGCTCCACGCCCATTTTGAGGACCACGACAAGGACCAGTACTACGGTGAGATCATCGAGAGCATCCTGCGCTATGACCGCGCTGACGCCTACATCGTGCGGTTCTGTGAGGTCATCAAGCGGCTGGCCGTTGACCGGCTGCATATCGTGGGCGACCTGTTTGACCGCGGCCCGCGCCCCGACCGTATTCTCGACAGCCTGATGGCGCACCATCAGGTGGACATCCAGTGGGGCAACCATGATGTTGTCTGGATGGGGGCCGCTGCCGGCAGCCCATTGTGCATTATGACGGTGCTGAAAACAACGCTGGCCTACAACAACCTTGACACGCTGGAAGGCGGCTACGGCATCAGCCTGCGCCAGCTCGAGCGCTTTGCCCAGAGCACCTACGCTGACTCCGATGTGTCGCGCTGGATGCCCCACGCCGACCCGCGCACGGCGGCCGGTGATTTGAACGCCGCCGCCCGGATGCACAAGGCCGTAACCGTGATGATGCTCAAGCTTGAGGCACAGGTCATCGCCCGCAACCCGGATTTCGATCTGCAGGGCCGCGACTTTTTGAACCATATTGATTTTGCAGCAGGCACGGTGGATTACCACGGCACCGTCTATCCCCTGCTGGACTGCGACTTCCCGACTGTGGACCCCGCCGCGCCGACCACGCTCACCGCCGAGGAGGCGCATGTCATCGCCGGGCTGGTGCGCAGCTTTGCCGAGAGCGAGCGTCTGCAGCGCCATGTGCAGTTCCTCTACGCGCACGGCGCGTTTTACAAGATCTGCAACGGCAACCTGCTCTACCACGGCGCCGTACCGATGACCGAGGACGGCGCCTTTGCAGCCATCCGGTTTGAGGGAGTGGCGCGCAGCGGCAAGCAGCTGTTTGACTACTGCGACCGCCGTGCCCGGCAGGGCTACAGTGCGCCGCCGGGCAGCCCGGCGCGGCTGGCCGGGCAGGACTTTTTGTGGTATCTGTGGTGCGGTGCCAAATCGCCGCTTTTCGGCCGCAGCGCCATGACGACCTTTGAACGGCTCTACGTTGCCGACCCCGCCGCCCACCGGGAGATCAAGGACCCCTACTATAAGCATATCGCCGCGCTGGACACGGCCGAGCGCATTTTGCGGGAGTTCGGCCTTGCGGGTGCAGGCTGCCACATCGTCAACGGCCATGTGCCGGTCCGTGCCATCGAGGGGGAAAGCCCCATCAAGGGCGGCGGGCGGCTCATCATCATTGACGGCGGCTTCTGCCGTGCTTATCACCAGCGCACCGGCATTGCGGGCTATACGCTGGTCTACAACTCGCGCGGACTGATCCTGCGCACCCACCAGCCGTTTGAAAGCGCCGAGAAGGCCATCCATGAGGATGAGGACATCGCAAGCAAGAGCGAATATATCTACACGGCACCCCAGCGCATCCTTGTGCGCGACACCGATGAGGGCGGCCGCAAGCAGGCGCTGATCCGCGACCTCTGCGCCCTTGTGGAGGCCTACCAGACCGGCGTGCTGCCGCAGGGTGTGGCACAGGAAATGTGA
- a CDS encoding MarR family transcriptional regulator, whose product MSTHWAKRGMRAALASQPRCRLGMLEHLHFQIEQSGQDGSIYVSELARAMRQPMPAVSRGLRLLEQDGHILRETDPNDRRKTLVRITPEGEQARLAGEQAISGYFSRVMARLTPEELAQMVALKDAFLAAIVAENDALEQDLANRKGDPAHDQDI is encoded by the coding sequence GTGTCAACACACTGGGCCAAGCGCGGGATGCGCGCAGCGCTGGCCAGCCAGCCGCGCTGCCGCCTTGGTATGCTGGAGCATCTGCATTTCCAGATCGAGCAGTCCGGGCAGGACGGCAGCATCTATGTGTCTGAGCTGGCCCGCGCAATGCGCCAGCCGATGCCCGCCGTCTCACGCGGGCTGCGCCTGCTCGAGCAGGACGGCCATATCCTGCGTGAGACCGACCCCAATGACCGCCGCAAAACGCTCGTGCGCATCACCCCGGAAGGGGAGCAGGCCCGCCTTGCGGGGGAGCAGGCCATCAGCGGCTACTTCTCCCGCGTTATGGCGCGGCTGACCCCGGAGGAGCTGGCCCAGATGGTGGCCCTGAAGGACGCCTTCCTCGCCGCCATCGTGGCCGAGAACGATGCCTTGGAGCAAGACCTTGCAAACAGGAAAGGAGACCCCGCGCATGATCAAGATATTTAA
- a CDS encoding ABC transporter ATP-binding protein/permease, whose translation MPRPGRPTTERAKDFKGTLRQLLAAMSRYKLPLIVVVVFAILSTIFNIAGPKILAKATTALATGWIAKLRGVGSIDFAYIGRVLLFLAGMYLFSAAFSFLQGWLMTGLSQKVCYDFRDQINKKINRLPLAYFEKRTVGEVLSRITNDVDTLGQSLNQSITQLITSVTTMIGVLVMMLSISPKMTLIALLILPVSLALVLVVVKFSQKYFKAQQATLGVVNGQVEEVYAGHNVIKAFNREAAVLDDFNTANDKLYESAWKSQFLSGLMQPIMSFVGNLGYVAVAIVGSIFAAAGTITIGDIQAFIQYVRNFTQPIQQLSQVSNMLQSMAAAAERVFEFLNEDEEDQLADPARRADPASIDGQVTFDHVRFGYTPDKTVIHNFSCNVKPGQKVAIVGPTGAGKTTMVKLLMRFYDVDAGVITLNGHNVRDFDRSALREGFGMVLQDTWLFKGTIMENIRYGRLDATDEEVIAAAKAANADHFIRTLPGGYQMELNEDASNVSQGQKQLLTIARTILADNRILILDEATSSVDTRTEQRIQTAMDRLMEGRTSFVIAHRLSTIRDADLILVMRDGDIIEQGTHDELIEAGGFYADLYNSQFEDVTA comes from the coding sequence ATGCCAAGACCCGGACGCCCGACGACGGAGCGCGCCAAGGATTTCAAGGGCACGCTGCGCCAGCTGCTGGCCGCCATGAGCAGGTATAAGCTGCCGCTCATCGTGGTCGTTGTATTTGCAATTCTTTCGACGATTTTCAACATTGCAGGCCCCAAGATTCTGGCCAAAGCCACCACAGCGCTGGCCACCGGCTGGATCGCCAAGCTGCGCGGGGTCGGCAGCATCGACTTTGCCTACATCGGGCGGGTGCTGCTCTTTCTTGCGGGGATGTATCTGTTCTCCGCCGCGTTCAGCTTTCTGCAGGGCTGGCTGATGACCGGCCTGTCCCAGAAGGTCTGCTACGACTTCCGCGACCAGATCAACAAAAAGATCAACCGCCTGCCGCTGGCCTACTTTGAAAAGCGCACCGTCGGCGAGGTGCTGTCCCGCATCACGAACGATGTCGATACGCTCGGCCAGAGCCTGAACCAGAGCATCACCCAGCTGATCACCAGCGTTACCACGATGATCGGCGTGCTGGTCATGATGCTCTCGATCAGCCCCAAAATGACGCTGATTGCACTGCTGATCCTGCCGGTATCGCTGGCGCTGGTGCTGGTGGTCGTCAAATTCAGCCAGAAGTACTTCAAGGCCCAGCAGGCCACCCTCGGCGTGGTCAACGGTCAGGTCGAGGAGGTCTACGCCGGGCACAATGTCATCAAGGCGTTCAACCGCGAGGCCGCTGTTCTGGACGACTTCAACACCGCAAATGACAAGCTGTACGAATCCGCGTGGAAATCCCAGTTTTTGTCGGGCCTGATGCAGCCCATCATGAGCTTTGTAGGCAATTTGGGCTATGTGGCGGTCGCCATTGTGGGCAGCATCTTTGCCGCAGCGGGCACCATCACGATCGGCGACATTCAGGCTTTCATTCAGTATGTCCGCAACTTTACCCAGCCCATCCAGCAGCTCTCGCAGGTGTCGAACATGCTGCAGAGCATGGCCGCCGCAGCGGAGCGCGTCTTTGAGTTCCTGAACGAGGACGAGGAGGACCAGCTGGCCGACCCTGCCCGCCGCGCCGACCCCGCCAGCATTGACGGACAGGTCACCTTCGACCATGTGCGGTTCGGCTACACACCGGACAAAACGGTCATCCACAACTTCAGCTGCAATGTCAAGCCCGGGCAGAAGGTTGCCATCGTTGGCCCCACCGGCGCCGGCAAGACCACGATGGTCAAGCTGCTGATGCGGTTCTACGATGTGGACGCCGGTGTCATCACCCTCAACGGCCACAATGTCCGGGACTTTGACCGCAGCGCCCTGCGCGAGGGCTTCGGCATGGTTTTGCAGGATACATGGCTCTTCAAGGGCACCATCATGGAGAATATCCGCTACGGTCGGCTGGATGCCACCGATGAGGAGGTCATTGCCGCCGCCAAGGCCGCGAATGCCGACCACTTTATCCGCACATTGCCCGGCGGCTATCAGATGGAGCTGAATGAGGATGCCTCCAATGTCAGTCAGGGACAGAAGCAGCTTTTGACGATTGCGCGCACGATTCTGGCGGACAACCGCATCCTGATACTGGATGAGGCCACCTCCAGCGTGGACACCCGCACCGAGCAGCGCATCCAGACTGCAATGGACCGCCTGATGGAGGGCCGCACCAGCTTTGTCATTGCCCACCGCCTTTCGACCATCCGCGATGCGGATCTGATCCTCGTCATGCGGGACGGCGACATTATCGAGCAGGGCACCCATGACGAGCTGATTGAAGCCGGCGGCTTCTACGCCGATTTGTACAACAGCCAGTTTGAGGATGTGACGGCTTGA